From the genome of Candidatus Nitrosocosmicus oleophilus, one region includes:
- a CDS encoding urease accessory protein UreF has product MHTDRDIESIPSIADLSFLQLSDSFFPTGLYTTSNGLELLFYDKNRKLTYGEISDFIKAYLVQQIGPTDCCVVGNVYNCIQKKDFISLLELDNTYYFMRLVDETRSASTRSGIQFLRCVSAFIHNDEYLDFYSKNIKSGHAKGVYPLSYALGCNSMKITKERSGLMLLYGFVVSVIGAALRLGILQHIEGQKLIDEMKPVILSTVKKNINRPLDSMWQFIPQLDIIQMHHEQMDSKMFIT; this is encoded by the coding sequence ATGCACACTGATAGGGATATCGAATCAATCCCGTCCATTGCGGATTTAAGTTTCTTACAATTATCTGATTCTTTTTTTCCAACCGGTTTGTACACGACTTCAAATGGACTGGAATTATTGTTTTATGATAAAAACAGAAAGCTAACGTACGGCGAGATTTCGGATTTCATCAAAGCTTACCTTGTACAGCAAATAGGACCTACAGATTGCTGCGTTGTAGGTAATGTGTATAATTGTATTCAAAAGAAAGACTTTATCTCGTTATTAGAATTGGATAATACATATTATTTTATGAGACTGGTAGATGAAACTCGCTCGGCCTCAACAAGATCAGGAATTCAGTTCTTAAGATGTGTTTCTGCATTTATTCATAATGATGAATATTTGGATTTCTATTCAAAAAATATTAAGAGCGGGCATGCAAAGGGAGTTTATCCTTTATCATACGCCTTGGGATGCAATTCTATGAAAATAACTAAAGAGCGATCTGGTTTGATGTTGCTGTATGGATTTGTTGTCAGTGTAATTGGAGCTGCTCTTAGATTGGGTATTCTTCAACATATTGAAGGGCAGAAGCTTATAGACGAGATGAAACCAGTAATTCTCTCAACGGTGAAAAAAAATATCAATAGACCTCTTGACAGTATGTGGCAATTTATTCCTCAACTTGATATAATTCAAATGCATCATGAACAGATGGATTCAAAAATGTTTATTACTTGA
- the ureG gene encoding urease accessory protein UreG, which produces MALSRIPRIGIGGPVGSGKTMLIEQLVPILKKDGYNVGIISNDVVSREDADRMRKNLATERGLMPEDLVIGIATGGCPHTAVREDPSINISVVEEMESKHPNLDLIIIESGGDNITTTFSPALADYFIYIIDVSGGDKYPRKRGLGIETSDLLVINKIDIASFIGADLSIMERDAKVVRNDKPYVFVNSKTGQGVKTVAEQIVKDVLFDAPPKSVAIN; this is translated from the coding sequence GTGGCACTTTCAAGAATACCACGTATAGGTATAGGCGGACCTGTTGGATCAGGAAAAACCATGTTAATCGAACAATTAGTTCCTATTTTAAAGAAAGATGGATATAATGTTGGAATTATTTCTAACGATGTTGTTTCTAGAGAAGATGCCGATAGAATGAGAAAAAACCTTGCCACCGAAAGAGGGTTAATGCCAGAGGATCTAGTAATAGGCATTGCTACCGGAGGCTGCCCTCATACTGCAGTGAGAGAAGACCCTTCAATTAATATATCTGTTGTAGAGGAGATGGAATCCAAGCACCCCAATCTTGATTTGATAATAATTGAAAGTGGAGGTGATAACATTACAACCACATTCAGCCCTGCATTGGCCGACTATTTTATTTATATCATCGATGTTTCTGGAGGGGATAAATATCCAAGAAAGCGTGGACTTGGAATCGAAACGTCTGATTTATTGGTAATCAACAAGATAGATATTGCCTCTTTCATAGGTGCCGACCTAAGTATCATGGAGCGAGACGCCAAAGTTGTTCGAAATGATAAACCATATGTTTTTGTTAATAGCAAAACTGGTCAGGGTGTTAAAACCGTGGCAGAACAAATCGTAAAGGACGTATTATTTGATGCACCTCCTAAATCGGTAGCCATCAATTAA
- a CDS encoding TCP-1/cpn60 chaperonin family protein: MSSPQNFGVWKPIAENIEFNALESNSNAVMAVAETVRTTLGPKGLDKLLIDQSMNRHVSNDGVTILLSLRAIHPVARMIVEIAERQEQKVGDGTTTAVILAAEMIKEGKRLIRELAVHPTKVVEGIESGIKHSCELLKKSAIKINLDAPELDQIVKTSLSSKLDGRVLHTLVVNALRTVGKDAIYNGLYDFDKAVQVIRRVDIEDKIFNGIVLERKRIDPELPSKVENSKILILRLDLKPVKESWIKENSKYQDILTMEKDRLEKSKKIVDTIVETGANTLFIASPEVDQIVEDLFVSKGLFAVHISNEEIEYLSRYTGAKPVRTLDDLKNKDILGVSEKIYEDEDNGIIYLENGRGKKIITVLISGSTKETSLERWRSTIDGINAAEAALNYGIVPGGGAAELHIIEKIKKLKLSGLEQVGLEVVTSALESIMRQILTNAGFNGLEKVMNAKASPDGYGVDIDSGEIVNMVSKGVLDPVLVKTMALEASGEMAKSVLRIDKNLAADDLNPQALADSKR, from the coding sequence ATGTCTTCGCCACAAAATTTTGGAGTTTGGAAACCAATAGCTGAAAATATTGAATTCAATGCTTTAGAGTCTAATTCAAACGCGGTAATGGCCGTAGCTGAAACGGTGAGAACCACCCTAGGACCAAAAGGGTTGGATAAACTTTTGATCGATCAATCAATGAATAGACATGTATCTAACGACGGTGTTACCATATTACTTTCGTTGAGAGCAATTCATCCTGTCGCAAGAATGATAGTAGAAATTGCAGAAAGACAAGAACAAAAAGTAGGCGATGGAACAACAACGGCTGTAATTTTGGCAGCCGAGATGATTAAAGAAGGTAAAAGATTAATTCGTGAACTTGCGGTGCATCCTACTAAGGTCGTTGAAGGCATTGAAAGTGGTATAAAACATTCATGCGAATTGCTAAAAAAAAGTGCCATAAAGATAAACCTTGATGCTCCTGAACTCGATCAAATCGTAAAAACGAGCTTGTCATCAAAATTGGATGGTCGAGTATTGCATACGTTGGTAGTTAATGCGTTACGTACCGTGGGAAAAGATGCGATTTACAACGGATTATATGATTTTGATAAGGCAGTACAGGTAATAAGAAGAGTAGACATTGAGGATAAAATTTTTAATGGCATTGTTTTGGAGAGAAAAAGAATAGATCCAGAACTTCCAAGCAAAGTTGAAAATTCGAAAATTCTAATTCTGAGATTGGATTTAAAACCCGTAAAAGAGTCGTGGATCAAAGAAAATAGTAAATATCAAGATATTCTTACTATGGAAAAAGATCGTTTGGAAAAATCAAAAAAAATTGTTGATACCATAGTTGAAACGGGAGCAAATACTCTTTTTATTGCTTCACCTGAAGTGGATCAAATAGTCGAAGATCTTTTTGTATCAAAGGGATTATTTGCGGTCCACATTTCAAATGAAGAAATAGAATATTTGTCAAGATATACGGGTGCAAAACCAGTGCGAACACTAGATGATCTAAAAAATAAAGATATCCTTGGTGTTTCTGAGAAAATATACGAGGATGAGGATAACGGTATAATATATTTGGAAAATGGAAGAGGAAAGAAGATCATCACTGTGCTGATATCAGGTTCTACGAAAGAAACATCGTTAGAGAGATGGAGATCAACAATTGATGGAATCAATGCTGCAGAAGCTGCATTAAATTATGGAATTGTTCCAGGTGGTGGTGCTGCCGAATTGCATATAATTGAAAAAATTAAAAAACTCAAACTCAGTGGATTAGAGCAAGTAGGCCTAGAAGTGGTAACATCTGCACTCGAAAGTATTATGAGACAAATATTAACAAATGCTGGATTTAACGGTTTAGAAAAAGTAATGAATGCTAAGGCTTCCCCAGATGGCTATGGAGTTGATATCGACAGTGGTGAAATTGTAAATATGGTTTCTAAAGGTGTTTTGGATCCAGTTTTGGTAAAAACAATGGCATTGGAAGCATCAGGTGAAATGGCTAAATCTGTTTTAAGGATTGATAAGAATTTAGCTGCAGATGACCTCAATCCTCAAGCACTTGCTGATTCAAAAAGGTGA
- a CDS encoding metal ABC transporter ATP-binding protein, translated as MSIPRGRFVSIVGPSGSGKTTLLKLMCGIYEPWNGDIEYICNDCDSIFYYPSVGYVPQIETIDWNFPVSVQEVIAMGSWNYKSYLPWLDKKLKNQIKDTLKTLGLSGYEKRHIRALSGGEQQRVFLGRALIRNPDVLILDEPTTGLDYVSREKIFDILKTLSNNGMTVILSTHDITHIANRSPWVICFNKYVIAEGRPQDILKEDNLLKTYGLSDYKIK; from the coding sequence TTGTCTATACCAAGAGGTCGATTTGTTTCTATAGTAGGTCCTAGTGGATCTGGAAAAACCACTTTACTAAAACTAATGTGTGGAATTTACGAACCTTGGAATGGAGATATCGAGTACATTTGCAATGACTGTGATTCAATTTTCTATTATCCGTCTGTTGGATATGTTCCACAGATAGAAACTATTGATTGGAATTTTCCAGTTTCTGTACAGGAGGTAATAGCCATGGGATCATGGAACTACAAAAGCTACCTTCCATGGTTAGATAAAAAATTGAAAAATCAAATAAAAGATACTTTAAAGACATTGGGATTAAGTGGCTATGAAAAACGACACATTCGTGCACTTTCTGGAGGAGAACAACAACGTGTGTTTTTGGGCAGGGCATTGATTAGAAACCCTGATGTTCTCATTTTGGATGAGCCAACAACGGGTCTAGATTATGTTTCAAGAGAAAAAATATTTGATATTTTAAAAACACTCAGCAACAATGGTATGACAGTAATTTTATCCACTCATGATATAACTCACATCGCCAATCGTTCTCCCTGGGTTATTTGTTTTAATAAATATGTGATCGCTGAAGGTCGTCCACAAGATATTCTTAAAGAAGATAACCTTCTAAAAACGTATGGACTTTCAGATTACAAAATAAAATAG
- the ureB gene encoding urease subunit beta, producing the protein MIPGEYVLSEGDVPCNENRKTIKITVKHTGDRPCQIGSHTHFFEINKVLDFPREQAFGYRLNITAGTSVRFEPGDTKEVELCEFGGSKVCFGFNGLTNGSMRSTNINKSAMEKAKFFGFKGMGN; encoded by the coding sequence ATGATTCCAGGAGAATATGTTTTATCTGAAGGCGATGTACCTTGCAACGAAAACAGAAAAACCATAAAGATTACTGTAAAGCATACTGGTGACAGACCATGTCAAATAGGGTCTCATACACACTTCTTTGAAATCAACAAAGTTCTTGATTTTCCAAGAGAGCAAGCATTTGGTTATCGATTAAACATAACAGCTGGCACTTCAGTCAGATTTGAGCCAGGTGATACAAAGGAAGTAGAATTGTGTGAATTTGGAGGTTCAAAAGTTTGCTTTGGATTTAATGGTTTAACAAATGGAAGCATGAGATCAACAAATATAAACAAATCTGCAATGGAAAAAGCCAAGTTCTTTGGTTTTAAAGGAATGGGTAATTAG
- a CDS encoding urease accessory protein UreD, producing the protein MSSYNLAYCTPENIPAEILNYDNPLEQLAVGQSGKLGILHLCLEYNPSSHKTSIKHQYYKVPLCIKRALYLEETFPEMAYVYIISPSGGVLQGDRYRIDITLTNSAKSHVTTQSATRIYRMNKNFGSQIINLNVDKDCYLEYIPDQIIPFRDSRFYQVSNIKVHDEATCIYSEMLSPGRVASNESFEYDICYMKVKSVNQDDKLRLLDVAKIEPKAENIRSFGIFNNYEILGSVYILTPKDKINIIQNEILEILSGTKEAIGGCTKLPGENGLLIRLLGSFVYDIRNIIYSIVRIVRKNILNVSFSKMRKI; encoded by the coding sequence ATGAGTTCGTATAATCTTGCCTATTGTACTCCTGAAAATATTCCTGCTGAAATTTTAAATTACGATAATCCATTGGAACAATTGGCAGTAGGACAGTCTGGCAAATTAGGTATTTTACACCTTTGTCTAGAATATAATCCAAGTAGTCATAAAACATCCATAAAACACCAATATTACAAGGTTCCTTTGTGCATAAAACGTGCCCTTTATCTTGAAGAGACATTTCCTGAGATGGCTTATGTTTATATTATTTCTCCATCTGGAGGCGTTTTACAAGGTGATAGGTATAGAATTGACATCACACTTACTAATTCAGCTAAATCACATGTTACTACTCAAAGTGCTACTAGAATATACAGGATGAATAAAAACTTTGGATCTCAAATAATAAATTTGAATGTTGATAAAGATTGTTACTTGGAATATATACCTGATCAAATAATACCATTTAGAGATTCCAGATTTTATCAGGTTTCAAATATTAAGGTTCATGATGAAGCTACCTGTATTTATTCTGAAATGTTATCGCCTGGTAGGGTTGCTAGCAATGAGTCTTTTGAATACGATATATGCTATATGAAAGTCAAGTCAGTAAATCAAGATGATAAATTAAGACTACTTGATGTAGCAAAAATAGAACCCAAGGCGGAAAATATACGATCTTTTGGAATATTCAATAATTATGAAATACTGGGGAGTGTTTATATTCTAACCCCTAAGGATAAAATAAACATCATACAAAATGAAATACTAGAAATTTTGTCTGGAACAAAAGAAGCTATTGGTGGATGTACAAAATTGCCCGGTGAAAATGGTTTATTAATCCGGTTGTTAGGCTCATTTGTTTATGATATCCGTAACATTATTTATTCTATAGTTAGAATAGTAAGAAAAAATATTCTAAATGTTTCTTTTAGCAAAATGAGAAAGATATGA
- a CDS encoding urease subunit gamma: MMLAPREIEKMMIWTAAQIAEGRKQKGVKLNYPESIAYIANFVVEGAREGKSVAELMTSARNILKRADVMEGVPEMIHTVQVEVTFPDGTKLVTVHDPVQ, translated from the coding sequence ATGATGTTAGCCCCAAGAGAGATTGAAAAAATGATGATTTGGACGGCAGCACAAATTGCCGAGGGAAGAAAACAGAAAGGAGTAAAACTAAATTATCCTGAATCAATTGCTTATATAGCCAATTTTGTTGTAGAAGGAGCACGAGAAGGAAAATCAGTCGCCGAATTAATGACGTCTGCAAGAAATATTTTAAAACGAGCGGATGTTATGGAGGGAGTGCCTGAGATGATACATACAGTACAGGTGGAAGTTACATTTCCAGACGGGACAAAATTAGTTACAGTTCATGATCCAGTTCAATAG
- a CDS encoding metal ABC transporter permease gives MIDLLLPFHYEFFVRGVIVSVLLGGICGLAGVYIILRGLSYVGHGLSHAAFGGAIVGSIAGLNYYVGAIVWSYLASFVIYEISKRNKIKPDAAIGLVTTAIFAFGVLLVSITNRYTRNFESLLFGNILAITEQDLYIIVSVTILSGAFFFFLHKRLVFSFFDNESAKISGIKTSHIELLFSFVLATIIIVSMSSIGVTLLASVIVGPAISARMLSNNFSSVIFLSIIIGSVASFCGMYASFFLDSSSGPTIVMFITLAFGITALYAVFKKIYHSHSHGGVSHSHPHLHTDEHRHEHQHKHP, from the coding sequence TTGATTGATCTTCTGTTACCCTTTCATTATGAATTTTTTGTAAGGGGAGTTATAGTTTCAGTTTTGCTTGGGGGTATTTGTGGCCTAGCTGGAGTATATATTATTTTAAGAGGACTAAGTTATGTTGGTCATGGCCTTTCGCATGCTGCTTTTGGAGGAGCAATAGTGGGAAGTATTGCAGGTTTGAACTATTATGTTGGAGCAATTGTTTGGAGCTACTTGGCCTCTTTTGTAATCTATGAAATAAGCAAAAGAAATAAAATTAAACCTGATGCTGCAATAGGGCTGGTTACCACCGCTATTTTTGCATTTGGAGTGTTACTAGTAAGCATTACAAATAGGTATACCAGGAATTTCGAATCACTTTTGTTTGGAAATATTTTGGCCATTACCGAACAAGATCTTTATATCATTGTTTCAGTAACAATACTTTCAGGTGCCTTCTTCTTTTTCCTCCATAAGCGCTTAGTTTTTTCCTTTTTTGATAACGAAAGTGCCAAAATAAGTGGGATTAAAACTTCACATATCGAACTACTTTTTTCATTTGTCTTGGCTACGATAATTATTGTTTCAATGTCTTCAATTGGAGTAACATTACTCGCGTCAGTAATAGTAGGTCCAGCCATTTCTGCCAGGATGTTATCAAATAATTTTTCAAGTGTTATATTTCTATCGATTATCATAGGATCGGTTGCATCATTTTGTGGCATGTACGCTAGTTTCTTTTTGGATTCTTCATCTGGTCCCACTATCGTCATGTTTATTACTTTGGCCTTTGGAATAACAGCTTTATATGCTGTCTTTAAGAAAATATATCATTCACATAGCCATGGTGGTGTATCTCACTCACATCCCCACTTACACACCGATGAACATCGACATGAACATCAACATAAACATCCATAA
- a CDS encoding urease accessory protein UreE translates to MLTITTIIGNIKKDPQLHQKYEESVKKDTVENVVIQRSETEKVRMRKVSDKETDIGFILPSRTHLKDGDVVFLDDTKMIVIKLSPELVAILNIKNHLHNNHEHEDHDHEHKHEHEDHDHEHKHEHEDHDHEHKHEHEDHDHEHKHEHEDHDHEHKHEHEDHDHEHKHDQANDYELTNVALKVGHTIGNLHRPLKIENRDIIFPIQSPDEINLFLRLLSDLKDYIEIRSEQLIFEPDQGFDIHAH, encoded by the coding sequence ATGTTAACCATTACGACTATTATAGGAAACATAAAGAAAGATCCACAATTACATCAAAAATATGAAGAGTCTGTTAAAAAAGATACCGTCGAGAACGTAGTAATTCAGAGATCTGAAACCGAGAAGGTTAGAATGAGAAAAGTTTCAGACAAAGAAACTGATATCGGATTTATTTTGCCTTCTAGAACCCATCTTAAAGACGGTGATGTAGTTTTTCTTGATGATACTAAAATGATAGTGATAAAATTATCTCCTGAGCTTGTGGCTATCTTGAATATTAAAAATCATTTACACAATAATCATGAACATGAGGACCATGACCATGAACACAAGCATGAACATGAGGACCATGACCATGAACACAAGCATGAACATGAGGACCATGACCATGAACACAAGCATGAACATGAGGACCATGACCATGAACACAAGCATGAACATGAGGACCATGACCATGAACACAAGCATGAACATGAGGACCATGACCATGAACACAAGCATGACCAAGCTAACGATTATGAACTCACTAATGTGGCACTAAAGGTAGGACATACTATTGGAAACTTACATAGGCCACTAAAAATCGAAAATCGTGATATAATTTTTCCTATTCAAAGTCCAGATGAAATAAACCTATTTTTGAGATTGTTGTCAGATCTAAAAGACTATATAGAAATTCGTTCAGAGCAACTCATTTTTGAACCTGATCAGGGATTTGACATTCATGCACACTGA
- a CDS encoding metal ABC transporter substrate-binding protein encodes MSENFFKNTKIMFVATFTILLSLLAVVSSTSVDNNLNSVYAANKTLNVITSVSPITNIVKNIAGDKINLTGLVPEGVNSHTFEPVPSDIVKLSNADLVIINGLFLEDNMEKVVNESLKNKPDIQLLKLADGTINSTGWIFDFSFPKEQGHPNPHLWLNPVNAMKFANLTKDKLIEMDPNNTAYYAENAEKYIALLKQLDEGIKTAVQSVPPENRKLVTYHDSWAYFAPRYNMTVIGAVQPSDFSEPSPLDIAKLIDQIKAEKVPAIFASEVFSNRITDQIAKEAGVNIVQTLRDDALPGNLTSPNHTYVGMMLDNMENMVVPLGGNTSSLSNINPENTYTP; translated from the coding sequence ATGTCAGAAAATTTTTTTAAAAACACCAAAATAATGTTTGTAGCTACGTTTACAATACTTTTGTCTTTGCTAGCGGTGGTCTCCTCCACAAGTGTTGATAATAATCTGAATTCGGTTTATGCAGCCAATAAAACATTAAACGTCATTACATCTGTATCTCCAATAACTAATATTGTTAAAAATATAGCAGGAGATAAAATAAACCTAACTGGTTTGGTCCCAGAGGGTGTAAATTCACATACCTTTGAACCCGTTCCGTCTGATATAGTAAAATTAAGCAATGCAGATCTTGTTATCATTAACGGATTGTTTCTAGAGGACAATATGGAAAAAGTTGTAAATGAGTCTTTGAAGAACAAACCAGACATTCAATTGTTAAAACTTGCTGATGGTACCATTAATTCAACAGGTTGGATATTTGATTTTAGTTTTCCTAAAGAACAGGGTCATCCTAATCCTCACTTATGGTTAAATCCAGTAAACGCTATGAAGTTTGCTAATTTAACTAAAGATAAGTTAATCGAGATGGATCCAAATAATACTGCTTATTATGCAGAGAACGCCGAAAAGTACATTGCTTTACTAAAACAGCTAGATGAAGGAATAAAAACAGCCGTACAAAGTGTACCGCCGGAAAATAGAAAGCTAGTAACTTATCATGATTCTTGGGCATACTTTGCACCAAGGTATAACATGACCGTGATTGGTGCTGTACAACCATCAGATTTTTCAGAACCGTCACCTCTTGATATAGCCAAATTGATAGATCAAATAAAGGCTGAAAAGGTACCGGCTATCTTTGCATCAGAGGTCTTTTCAAATAGAATCACTGATCAAATCGCTAAAGAAGCTGGTGTAAATATTGTACAGACCTTGAGAGATGACGCACTTCCTGGCAATTTAACAAGTCCTAACCATACGTATGTGGGAATGATGCTTGATAATATGGAGAACATGGTAGTCCCATTAGGGGGAAATACTAGTAGCCTATCTAACATAAATCCTGAGAATACATACACACCATAA
- the ureC gene encoding urease subunit alpha → MVLKVTKKQYTDHFGPTTGDKIRLGDTDLLIEIEKDLITHGDECVFGGGKTLRDGQAQTPGVTSAGGALDYVITNAVVLDPVIGIVKGDIGIKDGKIAGIGKAGNPLVMDGVDRNLIVSACTEATAGEHTICTPGHFDTHIHMISPQQYIDGISNGICNMIGGGTGPADGTNATTCTPGTFNISRMLESVEDIPMNYGFLGKGNDSHPSLATQMEQIEAGVCGLKDHEDWGTTPAVLDASLRAADLTDVQVAIHTDSINECAYLEDTVNAIDGRVVHSYHTEGAGGGHAPDILAIAAEANVLPSSTNPTRPFTVNTIDEHLDMLMFCHHLNPGVAEDVAFADSRIRAETIAAEDVMHDEGVLSMYSSDSQAMGRIGEVVIRAWQTADKMKKMKGKLKDEEGDNDNLRAKRYIAKTTINPAITHGVADYLGSLEVGKYADIVMYNNAFFAAKPKMVFKGGFIAWSIMGDPNASLPTPEPVFYRPMFGAMGRAVKKTSFTFMSKKSLDLGVPEKLGLEKTTLAVKNCRSIGKKDMLWNDKTPEITVDHETYEVKIDGQIATVDPAKELTLAQRYFMA, encoded by the coding sequence TTGGTCTTAAAAGTAACAAAAAAACAATATACTGATCATTTTGGTCCAACTACAGGCGACAAGATTCGTTTAGGCGATACAGATCTCTTAATTGAGATTGAAAAGGATCTCATAACCCATGGAGATGAATGTGTATTTGGAGGAGGCAAAACACTCCGGGATGGTCAAGCTCAAACACCTGGTGTTACCAGTGCAGGAGGTGCTTTGGACTATGTTATCACAAATGCTGTAGTGCTTGATCCTGTGATTGGGATAGTGAAGGGTGATATAGGTATTAAAGATGGTAAAATTGCAGGTATCGGAAAAGCCGGAAATCCATTAGTAATGGATGGTGTTGATAGAAACCTAATCGTATCCGCATGCACTGAGGCAACAGCTGGTGAACACACAATCTGTACTCCAGGACACTTTGATACTCACATTCACATGATTTCTCCTCAGCAGTACATAGATGGAATCAGTAATGGTATATGTAATATGATAGGTGGTGGTACTGGTCCTGCAGATGGTACTAATGCTACTACATGTACTCCAGGTACATTTAACATTAGTAGGATGTTAGAATCCGTAGAGGACATTCCAATGAATTATGGATTTTTGGGCAAAGGCAATGATTCTCATCCGTCGTTAGCCACACAAATGGAACAAATCGAAGCCGGTGTTTGTGGACTAAAAGATCATGAAGATTGGGGAACTACTCCTGCTGTTTTGGATGCATCACTTCGTGCTGCTGATTTAACTGATGTTCAAGTTGCAATACACACTGATTCCATAAATGAATGTGCTTATTTAGAGGATACCGTTAATGCCATCGATGGAAGAGTTGTCCACAGCTATCATACAGAGGGAGCAGGTGGTGGTCACGCTCCAGATATACTTGCCATCGCAGCAGAAGCAAACGTTTTACCCTCTTCAACCAATCCTACAAGGCCATTTACTGTTAATACTATTGATGAACACCTTGATATGCTCATGTTTTGTCACCATCTTAACCCTGGTGTTGCAGAAGATGTCGCTTTTGCAGACTCTAGAATTAGAGCCGAAACAATTGCAGCCGAGGATGTAATGCATGATGAGGGAGTTCTTAGTATGTATTCATCAGACAGTCAAGCTATGGGTAGAATTGGAGAGGTTGTAATTCGTGCATGGCAAACTGCCGACAAAATGAAAAAAATGAAAGGAAAACTAAAAGATGAGGAAGGAGACAACGATAATTTAAGAGCAAAGCGCTATATTGCAAAAACAACCATTAATCCTGCCATAACTCATGGTGTCGCAGATTATCTTGGATCTCTTGAAGTAGGAAAGTATGCTGATATAGTCATGTACAACAATGCTTTCTTTGCCGCAAAGCCAAAAATGGTCTTTAAGGGTGGATTTATTGCTTGGTCTATCATGGGCGATCCAAATGCTTCTTTGCCAACACCAGAACCGGTCTTTTATAGACCAATGTTTGGTGCCATGGGGCGTGCTGTAAAGAAGACTTCTTTTACCTTCATGTCAAAAAAATCATTAGATCTTGGTGTTCCTGAGAAACTAGGATTAGAAAAAACTACATTGGCTGTTAAAAACTGCAGAAGTATAGGAAAGAAAGACATGCTGTGGAATGATAAAACACCAGAAATTACTGTAGATCATGAGACATATGAAGTAAAGATTGACGGGCAGATCGCTACTGTTGATCCCGCAAAGGAACTAACTTTAGCACAAAGATACTTTATGGCATAA